A genomic segment from uncultured Marinifilum sp. encodes:
- a CDS encoding RagB/SusD family nutrient uptake outer membrane protein: protein MKNVATLILICFCCFSCDQYLDENPDNRKEIETLEDVADLVANSYNQATYLFVEWMTDNVTAIDDNTQQEHMSEAFKWEPIDSYEAQESPSYFWSNAYYAIAHANEALAVIDNFNGDETFKLAIKGEALISRAYNHFLLVNVFAKHYNAESANTDIGIPYVDEVEDEFLKKYTRQSVQKVYNLIERDLLIGLRYLSDDYFVGSKKYHFTKEAAYAFATRFYLFRKEYDKCILYCNKLLGGGQANSVYIRDLYNIFKGSTFDEMAAKYSDSNENGNLLLIRKETFFARENYGYRSNSEKYAEIFSDNLQGENDIRNQQWSLGTSAVFAPKYNELFRYTTNDTGLPYFIQSELKGEEVLLNRMESFIMTGEFQRALDDYHVLAAKRYENGGLVNLDLIKNYYSELDTKKAMLSFVIDERRKEFVDEALRWFDIKRFSIPLTHISLDGEIINLQANDNKTAVQIPQTAINNGLQPNLR, encoded by the coding sequence ATGAAAAATGTAGCTACTCTTATACTTATTTGTTTCTGTTGCTTTTCTTGCGATCAGTATCTTGATGAAAATCCTGACAACAGAAAAGAAATTGAAACACTCGAAGATGTTGCCGATTTAGTGGCTAACTCATATAATCAGGCAACTTATTTATTTGTTGAGTGGATGACAGATAATGTTACGGCTATAGATGATAATACTCAGCAGGAACACATGAGTGAAGCATTTAAATGGGAACCAATAGATTCTTACGAAGCACAAGAGTCTCCAAGTTATTTTTGGAGTAATGCATATTATGCCATTGCACATGCAAATGAAGCATTAGCCGTAATCGATAATTTTAATGGTGATGAAACCTTCAAATTAGCAATAAAAGGGGAAGCTTTGATAAGTAGAGCGTACAACCATTTTTTATTAGTTAATGTGTTTGCAAAACATTATAATGCTGAAAGTGCAAATACCGATATAGGTATTCCTTATGTAGATGAGGTTGAAGATGAATTTCTAAAAAAATATACAAGGCAATCGGTACAGAAAGTTTATAACTTAATAGAGAGAGATTTATTAATAGGCTTGCGGTATTTATCTGATGATTACTTTGTTGGATCTAAGAAATATCATTTTACAAAAGAAGCTGCGTATGCTTTTGCAACACGATTTTATTTGTTTAGAAAAGAATATGATAAGTGTATATTGTACTGCAATAAGCTATTAGGTGGCGGACAGGCAAATTCGGTGTATATTCGAGATTTGTATAATATTTTTAAAGGAAGCACTTTCGACGAAATGGCAGCAAAATATTCTGATTCAAACGAAAATGGAAATCTTTTGTTAATTAGAAAAGAAACATTTTTTGCACGTGAAAATTATGGATACAGAAGTAATTCTGAGAAATATGCAGAGATTTTTTCGGATAATTTACAAGGCGAAAATGATATAAGAAATCAGCAATGGAGCTTGGGAACAAGCGCTGTTTTTGCTCCTAAATATAACGAGTTGTTTCGATATACCACAAATGACACTGGTTTGCCCTATTTTATTCAGAGCGAATTAAAGGGCGAAGAGGTATTGCTCAATAGAATGGAGTCTTTTATTATGACTGGTGAATTTCAGAGAGCTTTAGACGATTATCATGTGCTGGCTGCAAAAAGGTACGAAAATGGAGGACTTGTAAATTTGGATTTGATTAAAAACTATTATTCGGAGCTTGATACAAAAAAAGCAATGCTCTCTTTTGTAATTGATGAGAGAAGGAAAGAATTTGTTGACGAAGCTTTGCGATGGTTCGATATTAAAAGGTTTTCTATTCCGCTTACCCACATAAGCTTAGACGGAGAAATTATTAATTTACAGGCCAACGATAACAAAACGGCAGTGCAAATACCTCAAACGGCTATAAATAATGGTTTACAACCTAATTTAAGATAG
- a CDS encoding SusC/RagA family TonB-linked outer membrane protein translates to MKNATLIQVMSAIKANSNYTFLYNVDDIKKHRKLKLNGTPKSVKDILNDCLSKSGLTYEIRNKLIIIKPIPKSPASKISISDTDRNTKNIRGCVSDANGVLLPGVSVLFKGTNFGTSTDINGNYSLIRHIGPNDTLVFSFIGMKSKEISIEDKEIIDAVLNFTDEKLLEVVVTTGFQKIDRKLFTGAASKIYQKQIELNGIPDASRFLQGHVAGMQIENISGTFGTAPIVRIRGNASVNGSNKPLWVVDGVVLEDIIELTNDDLTSGNLSTVLSSGVLGINPYDIESYQILKDASATALYGAKAMNGVIVITTKKGKRGKPMVSYSGSVSIKKKPNYSQFDVLNSDKEMEVYQELYDKNWIDISTATSAQNHGAMSKMFNLIAKNKLTWGPDGGLNYDFLSKYANSNTDWFDVLFRNSLSQQHSFSISGGSDRSRLYTSIGFYNDAGQTVSDNVKNYTASLKGDFDISEKFKLGFKLSGNIRDQQLPGSRDRKFEPITGVYERNFDINPFNYALYTSRSIRPYDDNGNLEYFRHDYAPLNILYELDHNYVNIDVDDFLFQGDLQYKINSQLKIKSILQGRWVNTLREQKIHESSNQAEVYRADNPLFLNSNKYLFDDPEAPEKNPYTVLPQGGFYNTTKNSLTSYFMRNIVEWSPRFNNKHITNFLIGQEVRYTNRSEVYDETWGYLYDKGGLVVSDPNFERYLEFRDLDYFYDTDDRYRFIGAFATGSYSYLGKYIFNATFRFDGDNRQGKIAKSRYLPTWNFSLAWNLFAEKFMSKYEFIDLFKLKATYGLSGDNGIGASRSLVLRDYEPLRPNENDRESVLYIENLANRNLSWEKLYEFNIGLELGLFKNRIYVDFEYYKRYSKDLLGLLTTSGIGGETYKYGNVGELKMNGFEATVFTKNIKLEKFSWSTKFTFSYSKDKITEYSDEPRIADAIQSLGTNLKDYSAGSLFSIPFAGLDTNGVPLFYGPDGEFTQKINLQNRLDILKYLKYEGPVTPRGFGGLNNTFTYNNFSLSVGLHFRYGNKIRLEDAYHDSYDDYSSLPGGLKDRWRYSGDENYTNIPAILSWQFSEQQRDAGLNPYQLYNKSDVRVADGGFIRLKNVSLEYQIPEQWLKNCFINSASLRFQAYNIALLYSDSKLNGVDPEYFQSGGISLPMARTYTFSVNLNF, encoded by the coding sequence ATGAAAAATGCAACATTGATTCAAGTCATGTCTGCTATAAAAGCGAATTCCAATTACACTTTCCTGTATAATGTTGATGACATTAAAAAACATAGAAAATTAAAGCTTAACGGAACTCCTAAAAGTGTTAAGGATATTTTAAACGATTGCCTTTCTAAAAGTGGTTTAACTTATGAAATTCGCAATAAGCTTATTATTATAAAACCTATTCCCAAGTCTCCAGCTTCTAAGATAAGTATTTCTGATACAGATAGAAATACGAAAAATATTCGTGGTTGTGTTAGCGATGCAAACGGAGTATTATTGCCGGGAGTTTCAGTTTTATTTAAAGGAACAAACTTTGGTACATCTACCGATATAAATGGTAATTATTCTCTTATTCGGCACATAGGCCCAAATGATACTTTAGTTTTTTCATTTATAGGAATGAAAAGCAAAGAAATTAGTATTGAAGATAAAGAAATTATAGATGCAGTATTAAATTTTACTGATGAAAAATTGCTCGAAGTTGTGGTAACTACCGGATTTCAAAAAATTGATAGGAAGTTATTTACTGGAGCAGCATCTAAAATATATCAAAAGCAGATAGAATTAAATGGAATACCCGATGCAAGTCGTTTTTTGCAAGGACATGTTGCCGGAATGCAAATTGAAAATATCTCTGGTACTTTTGGAACGGCTCCTATTGTTCGAATAAGAGGAAATGCTTCGGTTAATGGAAGTAATAAACCTCTTTGGGTTGTTGATGGTGTTGTTTTGGAAGATATTATTGAACTTACTAACGATGATTTAACTTCCGGAAATTTATCGACAGTTTTAAGTTCTGGTGTACTTGGAATTAACCCTTATGATATTGAGTCTTATCAAATATTAAAAGATGCTTCGGCAACAGCTCTTTACGGAGCAAAAGCTATGAATGGCGTTATTGTAATTACTACAAAAAAAGGGAAAAGAGGAAAACCAATGGTATCCTATTCGGGAAGTGTAAGCATAAAGAAAAAGCCAAATTATTCTCAGTTTGATGTTTTAAATTCCGATAAGGAAATGGAGGTTTATCAGGAATTGTATGATAAAAACTGGATTGATATTTCTACTGCTACAAGTGCTCAAAATCATGGTGCTATGAGCAAAATGTTTAATCTGATAGCAAAAAATAAATTAACATGGGGACCCGATGGGGGCTTGAATTACGATTTTTTATCGAAATACGCCAATAGTAACACCGATTGGTTTGATGTATTATTTAGAAATTCTCTGTCTCAACAACATTCATTTAGCATTAGTGGAGGTTCAGATCGTTCTCGTTTATATACTTCTATTGGTTTTTATAATGATGCAGGGCAAACAGTATCCGATAATGTTAAAAATTACACTGCGAGTTTAAAAGGTGATTTCGATATATCCGAAAAATTTAAATTAGGTTTTAAATTATCGGGGAATATACGCGATCAGCAGTTACCCGGATCAAGAGATCGTAAGTTTGAACCAATTACCGGAGTTTACGAAAGAAATTTTGATATTAACCCATTTAATTATGCTTTGTATACAAGCCGCAGTATTCGTCCTTATGATGATAATGGCAATTTAGAATATTTTAGACACGATTATGCTCCATTAAACATTCTTTACGAGTTAGATCATAACTATGTAAATATTGATGTTGATGATTTTTTATTTCAAGGTGATTTGCAGTATAAAATAAACTCACAATTGAAAATAAAGTCAATATTACAAGGACGTTGGGTGAATACTTTGCGTGAACAAAAAATTCATGAATCATCTAATCAGGCAGAAGTATACAGAGCAGATAATCCATTGTTTTTAAACTCTAACAAATATTTATTTGATGATCCGGAAGCACCAGAAAAGAATCCTTATACTGTATTGCCTCAAGGGGGATTTTATAACACTACTAAAAACTCACTTACTAGTTATTTTATGAGAAATATTGTAGAATGGTCTCCTAGATTCAACAATAAGCATATAACTAACTTTTTAATTGGGCAGGAAGTTCGATATACTAACCGCTCAGAAGTTTATGATGAAACCTGGGGGTATTTATACGATAAGGGAGGACTAGTTGTTAGTGATCCTAATTTTGAGCGATATCTCGAATTTCGAGATTTGGATTATTTTTATGATACCGACGATCGGTATAGATTTATTGGTGCATTTGCTACAGGATCATATTCTTATTTGGGAAAATATATTTTTAATGCAACTTTTCGTTTTGATGGCGATAACAGACAGGGTAAAATTGCAAAATCGCGTTATCTGCCTACCTGGAATTTTAGCTTAGCATGGAATTTATTCGCCGAAAAATTTATGAGTAAATATGAATTTATCGATCTTTTTAAACTTAAAGCGACTTATGGTTTATCGGGCGATAATGGAATTGGTGCAAGCAGATCTTTGGTTTTAAGAGATTATGAGCCATTACGGCCAAATGAAAATGACAGGGAATCGGTTCTTTATATCGAAAATCTGGCCAACAGGAATTTAAGTTGGGAAAAATTATATGAGTTTAATATTGGATTGGAACTGGGATTATTTAAAAATCGTATTTATGTCGATTTTGAATATTATAAAAGATACTCAAAAGATTTGCTTGGTTTGCTTACAACAAGTGGAATTGGCGGAGAAACCTATAAGTATGGTAATGTTGGAGAATTAAAAATGAATGGTTTTGAAGCTACAGTTTTTACTAAAAATATAAAACTGGAAAAATTTTCCTGGAGCACAAAATTTACTTTTAGTTATTCGAAAGATAAAATTACAGAGTATTCTGATGAACCTCGAATTGCTGATGCTATACAATCGCTAGGAACAAACCTAAAAGATTACTCGGCTGGTAGTTTGTTTTCTATTCCTTTTGCAGGTCTCGATACAAATGGAGTTCCTTTATTTTATGGACCAGATGGAGAATTTACCCAAAAAATTAATTTGCAGAATAGATTGGACATTCTTAAGTATCTTAAATACGAAGGACCAGTTACTCCTCGAGGCTTTGGTGGATTAAATAACACTTTTACCTATAATAATTTTTCTTTATCGGTAGGTCTTCATTTTCGATATGGTAATAAAATAAGACTGGAAGATGCGTACCACGATTCTTATGATGATTATTCTAGTTTACCTGGTGGATTAAAAGATCGGTGGAGATATTCAGGAGATGAAAATTATACCAATATCCCAGCTATTTTAAGCTGGCAATTCTCCGAGCAACAAAGAGATGCAGGCTTAAATCCTTATCAATTGTATAATAAAAGCGATGTTAGAGTTGCCGATGGAGGTTTCATTAGATTAAAAAATGTGAGCTTAGAATATCAAATTCCTGAACAATGGCTTAAGAATTGTTTTATAAATTCTGCAAGTTTGCGTTTTCAGGCTTATAATATAGCTTTATTATATTCCGATAGTAAGCTAAATGGAGTCGATCCTGAATATTTTCAATCTGGAGGAATATCCTTACCAATGGCTCGAACTTATACATTTTCCGTAAATTTAAATTTTTAA
- a CDS encoding FecR domain-containing protein produces MKNSLHSGFKIADLIVKRLESRLTKEEEQYLEDWKHEKKENQLLLQNLSENPQKRNVLRKSQLINTNKEEVWGKIQLRLAKNRSRKIKNNLIAIAAVLIIALGTSLFFSNLNEESYINMPDSSISGNKQSILVLGNGQRYKLGKKLTLNENGVVISNDSKELIYEKQKTVTVNQLTYNTIITPLGGEYKLTLMDGTKVWLNSGSKLRYPSQFASKTRKVELQGEAYFQVAKDSVHPFVVDLNKAQVKVLGTSFNVNAYLDKIVTTLEEGIVEVSDELFGEQQKLMPNEQFYFNITTGKYEKRTVDSRIYTAWKDGRFVFENESLESIMSRISRWYDVDVLFLNKSCKSLRFSGDLNRYEDINEILELIEITHKVKFTIKGRNLRVDSI; encoded by the coding sequence ATGAAGAATAGTTTGCATTCGGGATTTAAAATTGCTGATCTTATTGTGAAGAGACTCGAAAGTCGTTTAACAAAAGAGGAAGAGCAGTACCTGGAAGATTGGAAACATGAAAAAAAAGAGAATCAGCTTTTACTTCAAAATCTTTCTGAAAATCCCCAAAAGCGAAATGTTTTAAGAAAATCGCAACTTATTAATACAAACAAAGAAGAGGTTTGGGGAAAAATTCAATTGAGACTTGCAAAGAACAGATCTCGTAAAATAAAAAATAATTTAATTGCAATTGCTGCAGTTTTAATTATTGCTTTAGGAACAAGTTTGTTTTTCTCTAATTTAAATGAGGAAAGCTATATTAATATGCCTGATAGCTCAATTTCTGGAAATAAACAGTCTATTCTTGTTTTAGGAAATGGGCAAAGATATAAATTGGGTAAAAAGCTTACTTTAAACGAAAATGGTGTTGTTATTTCTAATGATTCTAAAGAGCTAATCTATGAAAAGCAAAAGACTGTAACTGTTAATCAATTAACTTATAATACAATTATTACTCCCTTAGGAGGAGAATATAAATTGACACTTATGGATGGAACTAAAGTGTGGCTAAATTCTGGTTCTAAGTTAAGGTATCCATCGCAGTTTGCATCTAAAACAAGAAAGGTTGAATTACAAGGAGAAGCTTATTTTCAGGTAGCTAAAGATTCTGTTCATCCATTTGTTGTAGACCTAAATAAAGCTCAGGTTAAAGTATTGGGAACTTCGTTTAATGTAAATGCATATTTAGATAAAATTGTAACTACTTTAGAGGAAGGAATAGTTGAAGTAAGTGATGAGTTGTTTGGTGAGCAACAAAAGTTGATGCCGAATGAGCAATTTTACTTTAACATTACTACAGGTAAGTATGAAAAAAGAACTGTTGATTCTAGAATATATACAGCCTGGAAAGATGGGCGATTTGTGTTTGAGAATGAGAGCCTTGAAAGTATAATGAGTCGCATATCAAGATGGTATGATGTTGACGTTTTGTTTTTGAATAAATCGTGTAAATCCTTAAGGTTTTCGGGAGATTTAAACAGATATGAGGATATTAATGAAATTCTTGAATTAATAGAAATAACACATAAAGTGAAGTTTACCATTAAAGGGAGAAACCTAAGGGTGGATAGTATATAA
- a CDS encoding RNA polymerase sigma-70 factor — MTLIAEIAIDKFRSGKESAFKNLYDKYFEALYLFGLKFIPNSDAVEDLVQESFIKLWEKRKSFYHEAALKAFLYKSVRNACLNYIEHQKVTHKYEKNADTDITSNDYFLNNVIEEEVNRIIAETLQKLPESARIIYLLSLKGLKNAEIAEDLNISVNTVKTQKQRANKFLKRNLKDLLAMLFFI, encoded by the coding sequence ATGACCCTAATCGCCGAAATAGCAATCGATAAATTTAGAAGTGGAAAAGAATCTGCTTTTAAAAATTTGTATGATAAATATTTTGAGGCACTATATCTTTTTGGACTTAAATTTATTCCCAATAGCGATGCGGTAGAAGATTTGGTTCAGGAAAGTTTTATTAAGCTTTGGGAGAAGAGGAAATCTTTTTATCATGAAGCTGCTTTAAAAGCTTTTCTTTACAAATCGGTACGTAATGCTTGTCTTAATTATATCGAACATCAAAAAGTAACTCATAAATATGAGAAAAATGCTGATACTGATATTACTAGCAATGATTATTTTTTGAATAATGTAATAGAAGAAGAGGTAAATCGTATTATTGCTGAAACGCTTCAAAAATTGCCAGAATCAGCTCGTATAATATATTTATTAAGTCTTAAAGGATTAAAAAATGCTGAAATTGCCGAGGATTTAAATATATCTGTTAATACAGTAAAAACACAAAAACAGAGAGCTAATAAATTTTTAAAAAGGAATTTAAAAGACCTACTGGCTATGCTTTTTTTTATTTAG
- a CDS encoding C1 family peptidase — protein sequence MKKLLFVSVCIALCKLTSVNAQSKDNNEKKFTTITEVKTTPVKNQQSTGTCWCYATTSFIETELLRMGATELDLSEMYIVRAAYTQKAKRYFRLHGKGNYSEGGQAHDVFNVIKTHGIVPESVYEGNKYGSSYHIHREMVNSTKAMMDEIVKNPNKKITPVWLASVNGVLDTYMGELTKTFKYNGKEYTPNSFVEKLGLNSDDYVELTSYSHHPYYKAINLEIPDNWSDDLYYNLPIDELMEVINNALNDGYSVCWDGDVSEKGFSHRKGYAVLPAVKETDMSNSEIAKWEDGVKNKTDKEKDDMSEPNVNQELRQETFDNFETTDDHLMHLTGIVKDQNGTIYYKTKNSWAEDSNKFGGYLNMSEAYVRLKTVAIMVHKDALSKNMKKKLGL from the coding sequence ATGAAAAAATTATTATTTGTAAGTGTTTGCATTGCTTTATGTAAGCTTACCAGTGTGAATGCCCAGAGTAAAGACAATAATGAAAAAAAGTTTACTACAATTACCGAGGTAAAAACAACACCCGTTAAAAATCAACAAAGTACAGGAACATGTTGGTGTTATGCTACAACATCATTTATAGAAACCGAATTACTTAGAATGGGAGCTACTGAACTTGATTTGTCTGAAATGTATATTGTACGTGCTGCTTATACGCAAAAGGCGAAGCGTTATTTTAGACTGCATGGTAAAGGTAATTACAGTGAAGGTGGACAGGCACATGATGTTTTTAATGTAATTAAAACTCACGGAATTGTTCCCGAAAGTGTATATGAAGGTAATAAGTATGGCAGCAGTTATCATATTCATCGCGAAATGGTGAATTCTACGAAAGCCATGATGGATGAAATTGTAAAAAATCCAAATAAAAAAATTACACCTGTTTGGTTGGCTTCTGTTAATGGTGTTTTAGATACTTATATGGGTGAATTAACAAAAACTTTTAAGTATAATGGGAAAGAGTATACTCCTAATAGTTTTGTTGAAAAATTAGGACTTAATTCTGATGATTATGTAGAATTAACTTCATATAGTCATCATCCATATTATAAAGCCATAAACCTAGAAATTCCTGATAATTGGTCTGATGATTTATATTATAATTTACCAATTGATGAACTAATGGAAGTTATAAATAATGCCTTAAATGATGGGTATTCGGTATGTTGGGATGGCGATGTGAGTGAAAAAGGTTTTTCGCACCGTAAAGGATATGCTGTTTTACCAGCGGTTAAGGAAACAGACATGAGTAATTCTGAAATTGCAAAATGGGAAGATGGAGTTAAAAATAAAACAGATAAGGAAAAAGATGATATGTCTGAACCAAATGTGAATCAGGAGCTTCGTCAGGAAACTTTCGATAATTTTGAAACTACCGATGATCATTTAATGCATTTAACAGGTATAGTAAAAGATCAGAATGGAACGATTTATTACAAGACAAAAAACTCGTGGGCCGAAGATAGTAATAAGTTTGGAGGATACTTAAATATGAGTGAAGCTTATGTTAGATTAAAAACTGTAGCTATTATGGTTCATAAAGATGCTTTATCGAAAAATATGAAAAAGAAATTAGGCTTGTAA
- a CDS encoding MmcQ/YjbR family DNA-binding protein codes for MNIEELRFYCLSKKAVTEGFPFDEETLVFKVMDKMFLLTSVSGDLSMNVKSDPEKAIELREMYSFVIPGYHMNKKHWNTVIIDDNVADDLLKGWIDESYDLVVQKLSKKKQEELKNL; via the coding sequence ATGAATATAGAAGAACTTAGATTTTATTGCTTATCGAAAAAAGCAGTTACCGAAGGATTTCCTTTTGATGAAGAAACTCTTGTTTTTAAAGTTATGGATAAGATGTTTCTATTGACCAGTGTAAGCGGAGATTTAAGTATGAACGTAAAATCTGATCCTGAAAAAGCTATTGAATTACGAGAAATGTATTCATTTGTTATTCCGGGATATCACATGAATAAAAAACATTGGAATACTGTAATTATTGATGATAATGTAGCTGATGATTTGCTAAAAGGATGGATAGATGAATCGTATGATTTGGTGGTTCAAAAATTAAGCAAGAAAAAACAGGAAGAACTTAAGAATTTATAA
- a CDS encoding response regulator — MDQIGYSQKYNWKDKRILIVEDEEINNMFFDAALSRTESELLWAKNGKEAVDIIEVSKDVDVILMDIRLPIMDGCEATRRIKKSHKEIPIIAQTAYALEGDRERIMDAGCDDYLAKPIRFEELLSTIDKYLAD; from the coding sequence ATGGATCAGATAGGATACTCGCAAAAGTACAACTGGAAAGACAAACGAATTCTGATAGTTGAGGATGAAGAGATTAACAATATGTTTTTCGATGCAGCTCTAAGCAGAACCGAATCGGAATTATTATGGGCTAAAAATGGTAAAGAAGCTGTTGATATTATTGAAGTTTCGAAAGATGTTGATGTTATTCTTATGGATATTCGTTTACCAATAATGGATGGTTGTGAAGCTACTCGAAGAATTAAAAAAAGCCATAAAGAAATTCCTATTATTGCTCAAACAGCCTATGCATTAGAAGGAGATAGAGAAAGAATTATGGATGCTGGATGTGATGATTATTTGGCAAAACCAATACGTTTTGAAGAACTACTTTCTACTATAGACAAGTATTTAGCTGATTAA
- a CDS encoding YraN family protein produces the protein MAKHNDLGNLGEDIAAKYLLKKGYQIVDRNWIYQKKELDIVALKDDFLVVVEVKSRSTDYFEHPADAVTLSKIKFLVRATQAYVDLKEIEKEVRFDVISVIKNEDKFNIEHIENAFIAPID, from the coding sequence ATGGCAAAACACAACGATTTAGGAAACTTAGGCGAAGATATTGCAGCTAAATACTTGTTAAAAAAGGGCTATCAAATTGTAGATAGAAATTGGATTTATCAGAAAAAAGAACTTGATATAGTTGCTCTAAAAGATGATTTTTTGGTTGTGGTAGAAGTAAAATCGAGATCGACAGATTATTTTGAACATCCTGCTGATGCTGTTACATTGTCGAAAATTAAATTTTTGGTTAGAGCAACTCAAGCTTATGTCGATTTAAAAGAAATCGAAAAAGAGGTAAGGTTCGATGTTATAAGTGTTATAAAAAACGAAGATAAATTTAATATAGAACATATCGAGAATGCATTTATAGCACCCATAGATTAA